The proteins below come from a single Quercus lobata isolate SW786 unplaced genomic scaffold, ValleyOak3.0 Primary Assembly Scq3eQI_133, whole genome shotgun sequence genomic window:
- the LOC115973611 gene encoding putative pentatricopeptide repeat-containing protein At1g12700, mitochondrial: MLGAIARLKHYLVVISLIKRIESFGISPDVYTLNILVNCFCHLNRVDFGFSVLATILKLGHHPNSITLNTLVKGLYLQGNIAGAVRVVEEMEKTGYKPNAITCGTILKALCKIGQTSMAIGLLRKMEEGNFELDLTMNNTIIDSLCKDRLVTEALNLLSEMRSKGFQPDVITYNSLIQGLCNFHWWRETITLLNEMTQRKIMLSVRTFSILVDTYCKEC, encoded by the coding sequence ATGTTGGGTGCCATTGCAAGATTGAAGCATTACCTAGTAGTCATTTCTCTAATTAAACGAATCGAATCATTTGGTATCTCTCCTGATGTTTATACTCTTAATATTTTGGTTAACTGCTTCTGCCATTTGAATCGAGTAGATTTTGGGTTTTCTGTCTTGGcaacaattttgaaacttggtCATCACCCAAACTCTATTACTCTAAACACCCTTGTCAAGGGGCTCTATCTTCAAGGTAACATTGCTGGAGCTGTGAGGGTGGTAGAAGAAATGGAGAAGACTGGGTATAAGCCTAATGCAATTACTTGTGGAACAATACTAAAAGCTCTGTGTAAGATTGGACAGACTAGTATGGCTATTGGTTTGCTTAGGAAGATGGAAGAAGGGAATTTTGAGCTTGATCTGACAATGAATAACACAATCATTGATAGTTTATGTAAGGATAGATTGGTAACTGAGGCTTTGAACCTTTTATCTGAAATGAGGAGTAAAGGCTTTCAACCGGACGTTATCACTTACAATTCCTTAATTCAAGGCTTATGCAATTTCCACTGGTGGAGAGAGACTATTACTTTGTTGAATGAGATGACACAGAGGAAGATCATGCTAAGTGTGAGGACCTTCAGCATATTGGTGGACACATATTGCAAAGAGTGTTGA